The nucleotide sequence TCTGTGCGTGACTGTTTCATCTATTTTTTCCCTGTCTTCCCGACCTTACGACGAACTGCTTCACCGGCATAGCGAATTCCTTTGCCCTTGTAGGGTTCAGGAGGGCGCACAGCTCGGATTTGGGCGGCCAAGTTGCCGACTTGCTCTTTGTCAATACCCGACACCAAGATCAGAGTACCTTGGGTGACTTTTTTACCTTGGTTGTCTTCTAACTCAAAGGTAATGCCAGTTGGGGGATCAATCTCCACCGGGTGACTGTAGCCAACACTTAAGACCAGCTTTGTCCCTTGAAGGTTGGCCCGGTAACCAATCCCTTGAATTTCTAAGCGCTTACTAAAGCCTTGGGCAACTCCCTCGACCATATTAGCGACTAGGGTGCGACACAGACCATGACGCTGACGAGCTGGCCGAGATTCATTGCGGCGACTGACAAGAATTGTGCTGCCCTCTTGTAAGACCTCAACTTCAGCAGGTAACACACGGCTAAGTTGACCTTTAGGGCCTTTGACCGTTACCTCTTGCCCAGCTAATGCCAGTGAGACCTTGTCGGGGAGAGGAATGGGCCGTTTACCAATACGAGACATAAATTAACTCCCAGGTTTACCAGACATAACAAAGGACTTCACCGCCGATGCCCTGCTTCCGAGCCTCTCGGTCGGTCATAATCCCGCTAGAAGTAGAGATAATGGCAATGCCAATCCCACCTAAAACCCGGGGCAGTTCCTGACGGTTAGCATAAACACGCAGGCCTGGTTTGCTGACTCGTTTTAGGGCTGTGATGATCGGTTGCCGCTGCTTACCACGGTACTTGAGTCCAACCACAAGTTGTTGTTTGATTCCTTCCCCTTCGACTTTGAAGTCTTCTATAAAGCCTTCAGCCTTGAGGACTTGAGCAATGTTACGGGTCATCCGAGTGGCGGGGATAGTTGTCGTTTGATGCCGGGCCAGGTTCGCGTTGCGGATCCGGGTAAGCATATCGCTGATGGTGTCGTTTACTGCCATAGGTACTCCTAAAAGATTCTGACCTCCTGGGGGTGATTAATTCTCACGAAAGGGCATACCCAACGCCTTAAGTAAGGCTCTCCCTTCCTCATCAGTTTTAGCGGTAGTGATGATCGAGATGTCCATCCCGCGAATCTGATCGATATCGTCATAATTAACTTCTGGGAAGATGAGTTGCTCCCGCAGTCCGAGAGTAAAGTTACCGCGGCCGTCAAAGCTTTTGGGATTGATGCCTCGAAAGTCACGAATTCGAGGTAAAGCCAAGTTTATCAGCCGATCTAAAAAGGCGTACATCCGATCAGCACGCAGTGTAACCATCACGCCAACCGGCATACCTTGACGAATCTTAAAGCCAGCAATTGCTTTTTTAGCCCGAGTTACAACCGGCTTTTGCCCCGTAATTCTGGCAACTTCGGCTAGGGTTGCTTCTAGGGATTTGGCGTTTTGAGCGGCTTCCCCCAGGCCCCGGTTGACCGTTACTTTGACCACTTTGGGAACTTGATGAACATTGCTGTACTTAAATTGCTGCTGAAGTTGGGGGACAGCAGTTTCTTGATATAGGGTTTTCATGCGTGAACTCATAGCTGGCTCTCCTTATAGGCTCTGGGCTGGGTCAGAGACTTAGATTTCAATCAAAAGACTAATCAATAATTTCCCCGGTTTTCTTTAGCATCCGTACCTTCTTGCCAGCTTCGGTATAGGTATAACAAATCCGACTGGCCACGTTCTGCTTGTTGGAGTAGAGCATGACGTTAGAACTGTGGATGGGAAATTCTTTGTTGACAATCTGTCCTGCTTCACCTTCTTGTTGGGGTTTGACATGCTTGGTTTTAATGTTTACACCCTTGACAACGACTTGGCTTTTCTTAGGGAAAACTGCTAGCACTTCTCCGACCTTAGCCTTGTCGTCACCGGCAATGACTTGAACGGTATCCCCTTTTTTGACATGCATCCGATAACGGATCGGTGGTTTTGTCGTAGCCATTTAGAGTACCTCCGGAGCCAGAGAAACGATTTTAGTAAAGTTTTTATCCCGCAGTTCCCGAGCAACTGGGCCAAACACCCGAGTTCCCCGGGGGTTGCCTTCTGCATTGATTAAGACAGCAGCATTATCATCAAAACGAATACTCATGCCACTGTCACGACGAATAGTTTTGCGGGTTCGGACAATGACGGCTCGGACGACATCAGATTTTTTGACGGCCATGTTAGGTGTGGCATCTTTAACCGTTGCGATAATTACATCCCCGACGCTGCCATAGCGACGGTTACCACCACCAAGAACACGGATACAGAGGAGTTTTTTCGCCCCGCTGTTGTCCGCCACGTTGAGATAGGTTTCCTGTTGAATCATGACTGTCTCCTAAGCCGATATTGTCGCTGTCAGGATCTCGATCACCGTCCACCGCTTAGTACGGCTTAAGGGACGAGTTTCTTGAATACGGACTCGATCACCCACTTTGCAGCGGTTTTCTTCGTCGTGGGCTTTATAGCGGTTGGTTTTGACCACGATTTTGCCGTACTTGGGGTGAGAGGAGCGATTTTCCACCGCTACCACAACAGTTTTTTCCATTTTGTCGCTGACAACAACGCCAACCCGTTCTTTAACTGCCATGATTAACCTTCTCCTGTGCTGGAATGAGTGATACCCAGTTGCCGCTGACGTTCGAGGGTCATGAGTTGGGCCAGAGTATGACGCAAGTGTTTATACTGGTGGGGCTTGACTTCCCGACGGGTGGCCTGGGCAAACCGCAGATCAAAGAGTTGCTTTTTTATTTCTGCAATTTTTTCATCTAGGGATTGGTCACTTAAATCCACAAATTCTGACATTTTAGTTAGTGCCATCTCTTAAGCCTCCACCTCTGGGCGAACAATAAAGCGGGTTTTAATCGGCATTTTGAAGGCTGCTAGGCGCATAGCTTCTCGAGCCGTTGCTTCCGGAACCCCATCAATTTCGTACATGATCCGGCCGGGTTTAACCACCGCTACCCAGAACTCAGGAGAGCCTTTACCGGAACCCATCCGAGTTTCTGCAGCTCTCATTGTGACTGGCTTATCGGGGAAAACGCGAATCCAAATTTTGCCCCCCCGGCGGATGTAGCGCGTCATAGCGCGCCGTCCAGCTTCGATTTGGCGAGAGGTAATCCAGGCCGGCTCGAGGGCTTGCAAGGCAAATTTACCGAAGCTGATATCACTGCCCCGAGTTGCCAGGCCTGCCATCCGACCCCGTTGTTGCTTGCGAAATTTAGTACGCTTAGGACTTAACATGATTCCAATCCTTGACGGTTAAATATTCTGGAGGAGACCTTAAGATTCATTACGGGAAGAACGATCTTCAAAGTTACGTCGTTGCCGTGGGGGACGTTGACGGGGTTGTTCCCGTCCGAAATCGGGGTCGGGCTGCTGGCCAGGGAGGACTTCACCTTTGAATATCCAAACTTTTACCCCGAGGATTCCGTAAATCGTCTTGGCCGTCCGATAGGCGTAGTCAATATCGGCCCGTAGGGTGTGCAAAGGAACGCGCCCCTCCCGAGTCCATTCCGTCCGAGCAATTTCTGCCCCGTTCAGGCGACCCGCAACTTGGATTTTGATCCCCTCCACACCTGCACGCTGGGCCCGTTGAATCGCTTGCCGAACCGCCCGCCGAAACGCCACACGCCGTTCCAACTGCTGGGTAATATACTCAGCTAGTAAGCCCGCTTCGGCATCAACCCGAGTGACCTCTACCACATTGACCTTGACGCTGCGGCCTGGGGGTAAGAGTTTTTTTAGGCTCAAACGCAGATTTTCAATTCCAGCCCCACCCTTACCAACAACTACACCAGGCCGGGCGGTACGGACCTGCAACTCTACTTGATCTGCTTTGCGTTCGATTCGCACATCGGCAATACTCGCACCCGCTAAGGTTTTTTCAATGTACTGGCGAATACGGTGATCCTCTTGGAGAAGTTCGGGATAGCGACTCGCATCCGCATACCAACGAGAGCGGTGATCCTGAGTAATGCCGAGGCGAAAGCCAATAGGGTTGATTTTTTGTCCCACGATTTATTACCTACTCAATACCTAAGATGAATTACTCTTCAGACTTTGCTTCGGCCACAGAAATGGTGATGTGGCAAGTTGGTTTACGGATTTGATAAGCCCGCCCCTGCGCCCGTGGCCTGAACCGTTTCAAGCTAGGACCTTGATCGGCGAAAGCTTCGTAAACAATCAAGTCAGCCGGATTGATCCCCTGATTATGCTCAGAGTTGGCCGCCGCCGAGCGTAAAACCTTAGTGATCGGATCACAGGCCCGGTACGGCATAAACCGCAAGATAATCAGGGCTTCCCGATAGGAGCGACCCCGCAATTGGTCTAAGACCCGCCGGACTTTATGGGGAGACATCCGCACATACCGGGCTGTCGCCTTGCTGCCAATTCTAGTGATGGTTGGTGTTGCCATAGTAGTTATCTCTGGGACTCAATTCCTTGCAAATCTGGAGGGCATTAGTAACGGGCTTTTTTATCGCCTTTGACATGGCTGCGGAAGGTGCGGGTTGGGGCAAATTCACCCAATTTATGACCGACCATTTGCTCGGTGACAAAAACGGGAACATGTTGACGGCCGTTATGAACCGCAATTGTGTGACCAATCATCTCCGGCAAAATCGTGGAGGCCCGTGACCAGGTTTTAATCACTTGCTTATCATTGCGAGCATTGAGAGCCTCGACTTTCCGCAAGAGATGGTCGGCAACAAATGGCCCTTTTTTGAGTGAACGTCCCATAATCTTTACTCCCTAAGCATTTCCCTGTGTCATCGTTACCATCCGTTAGGATTGCCGCCCACCGCGACCCCGTTTCGAGGACTTCCGCCGCCGCCGGACAATTAAAGCATTGCTGAGTTTTTTCTTTTTGCGGGTCTTATAACCGAGAGTGGGTTTACCCCAAGGAGTGACGGGGCCACTGCGACCAATGGGGGCACGCCCTTCACCACCACCATGGGGGTGATCCACCGGATTCATTACTGAACCGCGAACCTTGGGACGACGGCCTTTCCAACGATTCCGGCCCGCTTTCCCCATGCTGAGGTTGCTGTGATCGACATTCCCAACCTGACCAATGGTGGCAAAGCATTCTTTCCGGAATAGGCGCACTTCCCCTGAGGGCAACTTCAGCGTCACCATATCCCCTTCCTTCGCAACCACTTGGGCCATGGCCCCGGCCGCCCGTACCATCTGCGCCCCCCGGCCTGGGGTGATTTCCACGTTATGGACAGAAGTTCCCAAAGGAATTTTGCCTAAGGGCATGGCGTTACCAATCTCGATGGGGGCTTCAGCACTGGCAATAATTTTGGTGCCAGGGGTCAAGTTGCGAGGATGGAGGATGTAACGTTTTTCTCCATCTTCATAGTTAATTAAGGCAATCCGGGCATTCCGGTTGGGGTCATATTCCACTGTCGCCACCTTGCCGGGGACGTCCACTTTATTCCGGCGAAAGTCCACATCCCGATAGCGACGTTTGTGGCCACCACCCCGCCGCCGGCTGGTAATAACCCCCCGGTTATTGCGCCCTTTTTTGCGATGTTTGCTACCCGTTAGAGACTTCTCCGGCGAGTCTGTCGTAATTTCAGCAAAATCAGAGACAGACTTTTGGCGAGTACTGGGAGTATAGGGTCGGTAAGCTCGAATGCCCATGAATTGTTACGCTCCTAAACGTCGGGGAAGAGGGTAATGGTGTCGCCAGCGGCTAAGGTAACAATGGCGCGCTTGTACTGAGGCCGAAAGCCAGCAAATTTACCCACACGCCGTGCTTTCTTGGGAGGGTTATAGGTATTAACCGCTGTTACCTTGACTGAAAAAAGCTCTTCAATGGCATCTTTGATTTGAATTTTGTTGGCCCGTGGATCTACATCAAAGGTGTATTGATTGTTTTCGAGGGCAATGGTGGCCTTTTCCGTGACAATTGGGCGGCGAACCAGATCTGCTAATGAGCGAGGGTTGTTAATTCTACTCACCATAAACCTCCTGAATTTTGGCGATGGCTTCACTGGTGGCCACAATACTGTCGGCATGGAGCAGATCAAAAACATTAAGTTGATCCGCAGCAATCAGTTTCAAACGGGGGACATTGCGGGCAGAAAGATAAATGTTTTCCTGCCGCTCCGCAGTAATGAGGAGAACCTTGCTCCCGGTCTCAACACCCCATCGTGTAAGGGCATTGATCAGTTCTTTGGTCTTGGGGCGAGGCAGTTGTTCGGCAAAATCTTGGACGACAATTAAAGCCTCACTGCGACTCATTAAGGCCGTGCGTAGGGCCAACCGCCGCTCTTTCCGATTCATTTTTTGGGAGTAGTCCCGCGGTTTTGGACCAAAAATGACACCACCCCCGCGCCAGAGGGGAGAACGATTTGAGCCTGCCCTGGCCCGACCTGTCCCTTTTTGCTTCCAGGGCTTGCGACCACCCCCACTAACCTCGGCCCTGGTTTTGGTCGAGACAGTTCCTTGGCGGGCATTGGCTAGCTGCCGTACGACTGCTCGATGGAGAATGTGGCTTGCGGTGGTTTCTTTGGCTACGGCTAGTTCCAGTTCTGCCGCTCCCGCTGAAGTACCTTGCCAGTCTTTAACAACACATGAAACCATTATTCTGCCTGCCTATTTCTGTCCAACGATAGTAGCGGGAAGGATGTTAACTAAAGCTCCAGGTTTGCCAGGTAAGGCCCCTTTGATTAACAAGAGATTACGTTCAGCATCAACTCGAACAATTTGGAGTTTGCGAACGGTAACTCGGCAGTTCCCCAGTTGCCCTGCCATCCGCTTGCCGGGATAGACGCGACCGGGGGTTGTACCGGCCCCAGTTGAACCCGGAAGGCGGTGGTTTTTAGAACCATGTGCCATTGGCCCCCGTTTGAAGTTGTGACGTTTTTGATAACCCGCAAAACCACGTCCGATGCTTGTACCAACCACATCCACCAATTTTCCAGCTTCAAAAATATCCACGGTGATGGGTTGCCCCAGTTGATAAGAGCTAACATCCTCGAGACGATACTCTTGGAGATGGCGGAGGGGATTCGACTCACTTTTGGACAAATGCCCCATTTCTGGTTTACTGAGGGCTTTTTCCTTGGTTTCGCCATAGCCCAATTGAATCGCGGTGTAACCATCGGTGGCTTTAGTTTTAATTTGGGTAACAGGGCAGGGGCCAGCTTGGACAACCGTGATTGGCACGGCTTTGCCGCTGTCATCAAATATTTGGGTCATCCCCAGTTTTGTCCCTAAAATGCCAATGGCCACTGTCCTTACCTCGTTCTATCAGCTACCGTTTACCCGACTCATGACCACAGGTGCAATTTTTAGACAGGAATAGGCATTTCCAAGGAATTTGAACCTGGAAGCGTCTAAGGAGTCTGTTTTGCGGAGCCAACTTGGTAGGGTGGCGGTTAACCAGGCCCTAGAGACCAAAGTTATGTGATCAAGCTATTTCCAAACACGGGAGGCGAAAACCATCAAAATAGTAGAGACTAACCGTGCTTGAAGAGAGGGGCAGCCTAGACTTGAACCATAAAATTAAGACTAAGTTATGACTCAGTATCTAATTTCGGCCGCAATCATTAACTATAAATGATCCAGGCCTGGATTGTCTAGATATTTCAGATCAATTTTTCCCAGGATTGGGTGACTGAGTCTGAACCTCCCCAAAATGTCCGCACTACTGGGTTCTGTCTGGAGGACAAGGGGCAGTAGTTTTCAGTCTGGGAAAATGGATTCTC is from Synechococcus sp. PCC 6312 and encodes:
- the rpsQ gene encoding 30S ribosomal protein S17 produces the protein MAVKERVGVVVSDKMEKTVVVAVENRSSHPKYGKIVVKTNRYKAHDEENRCKVGDRVRIQETRPLSRTKRWTVIEILTATISA
- the rplV gene encoding 50S ribosomal protein L22, producing MATPTITRIGSKATARYVRMSPHKVRRVLDQLRGRSYREALIILRFMPYRACDPITKVLRSAAANSEHNQGINPADLIVYEAFADQGPSLKRFRPRAQGRAYQIRKPTCHITISVAEAKSEE
- the rplN gene encoding 50S ribosomal protein L14, which codes for MIQQETYLNVADNSGAKKLLCIRVLGGGNRRYGSVGDVIIATVKDATPNMAVKKSDVVRAVIVRTRKTIRRDSGMSIRFDDNAAVLINAEGNPRGTRVFGPVARELRDKNFTKIVSLAPEVL
- the rplC gene encoding 50S ribosomal protein L3, with the translated sequence MAIGILGTKLGMTQIFDDSGKAVPITVVQAGPCPVTQIKTKATDGYTAIQLGYGETKEKALSKPEMGHLSKSESNPLRHLQEYRLEDVSSYQLGQPITVDIFEAGKLVDVVGTSIGRGFAGYQKRHNFKRGPMAHGSKNHRLPGSTGAGTTPGRVYPGKRMAGQLGNCRVTVRKLQIVRVDAERNLLLIKGALPGKPGALVNILPATIVGQK
- the rplX gene encoding 50S ribosomal protein L24, whose product is MATTKPPIRYRMHVKKGDTVQVIAGDDKAKVGEVLAVFPKKSQVVVKGVNIKTKHVKPQQEGEAGQIVNKEFPIHSSNVMLYSNKQNVASRICYTYTEAGKKVRMLKKTGEIID
- a CDS encoding 50S ribosomal protein L23, encoding MVSRINNPRSLADLVRRPIVTEKATIALENNQYTFDVDPRANKIQIKDAIEELFSVKVTAVNTYNPPKKARRVGKFAGFRPQYKRAIVTLAAGDTITLFPDV
- the rpsH gene encoding 30S ribosomal protein S8, giving the protein MAVNDTISDMLTRIRNANLARHQTTTIPATRMTRNIAQVLKAEGFIEDFKVEGEGIKQQLVVGLKYRGKQRQPIITALKRVSKPGLRVYANRQELPRVLGGIGIAIISTSSGIMTDREARKQGIGGEVLCYVW
- the rpmC gene encoding 50S ribosomal protein L29, with protein sequence MALTKMSEFVDLSDQSLDEKIAEIKKQLFDLRFAQATRREVKPHQYKHLRHTLAQLMTLERQRQLGITHSSTGEG
- the rpsC gene encoding 30S ribosomal protein S3, with the protein product MGQKINPIGFRLGITQDHRSRWYADASRYPELLQEDHRIRQYIEKTLAGASIADVRIERKADQVELQVRTARPGVVVGKGGAGIENLRLSLKKLLPPGRSVKVNVVEVTRVDAEAGLLAEYITQQLERRVAFRRAVRQAIQRAQRAGVEGIKIQVAGRLNGAEIARTEWTREGRVPLHTLRADIDYAYRTAKTIYGILGVKVWIFKGEVLPGQQPDPDFGREQPRQRPPRQRRNFEDRSSRNES
- the rplP gene encoding 50S ribosomal protein L16; translated protein: MLSPKRTKFRKQQRGRMAGLATRGSDISFGKFALQALEPAWITSRQIEAGRRAMTRYIRRGGKIWIRVFPDKPVTMRAAETRMGSGKGSPEFWVAVVKPGRIMYEIDGVPEATAREAMRLAAFKMPIKTRFIVRPEVEA
- the rplF gene encoding 50S ribosomal protein L6, giving the protein MSRIGKRPIPLPDKVSLALAGQEVTVKGPKGQLSRVLPAEVEVLQEGSTILVSRRNESRPARQRHGLCRTLVANMVEGVAQGFSKRLEIQGIGYRANLQGTKLVLSVGYSHPVEIDPPTGITFELEDNQGKKVTQGTLILVSGIDKEQVGNLAAQIRAVRPPEPYKGKGIRYAGEAVRRKVGKTGKK
- the rplB gene encoding 50S ribosomal protein L2, with amino-acid sequence MGIRAYRPYTPSTRQKSVSDFAEITTDSPEKSLTGSKHRKKGRNNRGVITSRRRGGGHKRRYRDVDFRRNKVDVPGKVATVEYDPNRNARIALINYEDGEKRYILHPRNLTPGTKIIASAEAPIEIGNAMPLGKIPLGTSVHNVEITPGRGAQMVRAAGAMAQVVAKEGDMVTLKLPSGEVRLFRKECFATIGQVGNVDHSNLSMGKAGRNRWKGRRPKVRGSVMNPVDHPHGGGEGRAPIGRSGPVTPWGKPTLGYKTRKKKKLSNALIVRRRRKSSKRGRGGRQS
- the rpsS gene encoding 30S ribosomal protein S19, which codes for MGRSLKKGPFVADHLLRKVEALNARNDKQVIKTWSRASTILPEMIGHTIAVHNGRQHVPVFVTEQMVGHKLGEFAPTRTFRSHVKGDKKARY
- the rplE gene encoding 50S ribosomal protein L5, which translates into the protein MSSRMKTLYQETAVPQLQQQFKYSNVHQVPKVVKVTVNRGLGEAAQNAKSLEATLAEVARITGQKPVVTRAKKAIAGFKIRQGMPVGVMVTLRADRMYAFLDRLINLALPRIRDFRGINPKSFDGRGNFTLGLREQLIFPEVNYDDIDQIRGMDISIITTAKTDEEGRALLKALGMPFREN
- the rplD gene encoding 50S ribosomal protein L4 is translated as MVSCVVKDWQGTSAGAAELELAVAKETTASHILHRAVVRQLANARQGTVSTKTRAEVSGGGRKPWKQKGTGRARAGSNRSPLWRGGGVIFGPKPRDYSQKMNRKERRLALRTALMSRSEALIVVQDFAEQLPRPKTKELINALTRWGVETGSKVLLITAERQENIYLSARNVPRLKLIAADQLNVFDLLHADSIVATSEAIAKIQEVYGE